One Myxococcus fulvus DNA segment encodes these proteins:
- a CDS encoding IS701 family transposase, with translation MQRPSATEAQAPEVRLVGRLVTELEAIGSWLQPHFRRREAHATAVEYVKALLGRAQRKNAWGLSEEAGHRAPYAFQHLLLRAKWSADAVRDDVLEYARRALGEGGILAVDETGFLKKGEKSVGVARQYTGTAGKVENAQVGVFLSYVTPLGHALVDRELYLPEPWTEDAARRQAGGIPDEVGFESKPALAQGMLQRALGAGLKPAWVVGDEVYGRDSTLRRFLEDLHQPYVLAVASNTHVWRGFYQVKPGDMVKEVPPEAWGRLSAGAGTKGPRLHDWARMRLNRHLGLSRWLLFRRGLADGKVAFYVAHARRNASLESMVRAAGSRWAVEEDFESAKNEVGLADYEVRTWTAWHRHMTLCLVAHVFLAAARVGVVANQQLQEGPPPKALGLPRRRNPMRAFLARRGLH, from the coding sequence GCTCTTGGCTGCAGCCGCACTTCCGCAGGCGCGAGGCCCATGCCACCGCGGTCGAGTATGTGAAGGCCCTGCTGGGGCGGGCACAGCGCAAGAATGCGTGGGGCCTTTCGGAGGAGGCGGGCCATCGAGCGCCCTATGCCTTCCAGCACCTGCTGCTGCGCGCGAAGTGGAGCGCGGATGCGGTGCGCGACGACGTGCTGGAGTACGCACGCCGGGCGCTGGGCGAAGGCGGCATTCTCGCGGTGGACGAGACGGGCTTCCTGAAGAAGGGAGAGAAGTCCGTGGGCGTGGCGCGCCAGTACACGGGCACGGCGGGCAAGGTGGAGAACGCGCAGGTAGGCGTCTTCCTCTCGTACGTGACGCCCCTGGGGCATGCACTGGTGGACCGGGAGCTATACCTGCCAGAGCCGTGGACGGAGGACGCTGCCCGCCGCCAGGCGGGAGGGATTCCGGACGAGGTGGGCTTCGAATCCAAACCGGCCTTGGCGCAAGGCATGCTGCAGCGGGCACTGGGCGCGGGACTGAAGCCCGCCTGGGTAGTCGGGGACGAAGTCTATGGGCGCGACAGCACTCTGCGCCGCTTCCTCGAAGACTTGCACCAGCCCTACGTGCTGGCGGTGGCCTCCAACACGCACGTCTGGCGAGGCTTCTACCAGGTGAAGCCGGGCGACATGGTGAAGGAGGTGCCTCCAGAGGCCTGGGGGCGTCTGTCCGCAGGCGCAGGCACCAAGGGCCCGCGCCTCCATGACTGGGCGCGCATGCGTCTCAACCGGCACCTGGGCCTGTCGCGGTGGCTGCTATTTCGCAGAGGCCTCGCGGATGGCAAGGTGGCCTTCTACGTCGCCCATGCCCGGCGCAATGCCTCGCTGGAGTCGATGGTGCGCGCGGCGGGCAGCAGGTGGGCCGTGGAGGAGGACTTCGAATCCGCCAAGAACGAGGTGGGCCTCGCCGACTACGAGGTGCGCACCTGGACGGCCTGGCACCGGCACATGACGTTGTGCCTGGTCGCCCACGTCTTTCTGGCTGCCGCACGTGTCGGTGTCGTGGCCAATCAGCAACTCCAGGAGGGCCCGCCCCCAAAAGCCCTCGGCCTGCCGAGGCGCAGAAACCCCATGCGAGCGTTTCTCGCCCGGCGCGGCCTTCACTGA